The Grimontia kaedaensis genome has a window encoding:
- a CDS encoding GNAT family N-acetyltransferase, with protein MIREITPQDFQSFWPTFSSVIQAEETYAFDADMTVEQAYQLWCEVPLKTLVFVEDNVVLGTYYIKPNAMGPSRHICNCGYMVSDQARGKGIARQMCEHSQQVAIELGFKAMQFNSVVSSNEVAVKLWQKLGFDIIGTIPKAYKHPRMGYVDSFVMYKWLL; from the coding sequence ATGATCCGCGAAATAACCCCTCAAGACTTCCAATCCTTCTGGCCGACATTCTCCAGTGTCATTCAGGCAGAGGAAACCTATGCTTTTGATGCGGATATGACTGTCGAACAGGCTTATCAGCTTTGGTGCGAAGTGCCACTGAAAACACTTGTTTTCGTTGAGGATAACGTTGTCCTTGGCACTTACTACATCAAGCCTAATGCCATGGGGCCAAGCCGTCATATTTGCAATTGTGGGTATATGGTTTCCGACCAGGCAAGGGGCAAAGGCATTGCCCGTCAGATGTGTGAACACTCTCAGCAAGTTGCGATAGAGCTTGGTTTTAAGGCAATGCAATTTAACAGCGTGGTTTCTAGCAACGAAGTGGCAGTAAAACTCTGGCAGAAACTGGGTTTTGATATCATCGGTACCATTCCCAAAGCTTACAAACATCCACGAATGGGCTATGTCGATAGCTTTGTGATGTATAAATGGCTGCTCTAG
- a CDS encoding LysR substrate-binding domain-containing protein, producing the protein MKVDLNDYFYFVHVVEKKGYTAAAKALDMPKSRLSRHVVQLEERLGVRLLQRTSRNVAVTEEGKSFYQHARKLVDTLELAEAAMDNRSGKLTGKVVISCSTGVAQFALLSIVTEFAKLHPKVHIEQRVTNAMEDLVAEGIDIAIRGHSAELPDSSLIQRFITNVEWQFYCSPRYLDTLQQLNTPYDLADCQFLKVGRSGSKDAIPLMNRDGLRTHQTSNIALCSEDMSTIRQAAIEGLGVTALPDYVCRTALQTGELVRVLPDWLSQSASLSLLMPSRLGVPPHTKALAEFIREKLPLVVSGERP; encoded by the coding sequence ATGAAAGTCGACTTGAATGACTACTTTTACTTTGTGCATGTCGTTGAGAAAAAGGGATACACTGCCGCCGCTAAAGCGTTAGATATGCCAAAGTCGCGGTTGAGCCGACATGTTGTACAGCTGGAAGAGCGCTTAGGTGTCAGGTTATTGCAGCGAACGTCCCGCAATGTTGCGGTCACAGAAGAGGGCAAGAGCTTCTACCAGCATGCCCGAAAGTTGGTAGATACCTTAGAACTTGCCGAAGCTGCCATGGATAACCGCAGTGGGAAACTCACAGGGAAAGTGGTCATTAGTTGCTCAACAGGTGTTGCTCAATTTGCCTTACTCAGCATTGTGACCGAGTTTGCCAAGCTACACCCCAAAGTGCATATCGAACAACGTGTCACAAACGCAATGGAAGATCTTGTGGCCGAAGGCATTGATATTGCTATCCGCGGACATAGCGCAGAGCTACCTGACTCCAGTCTCATCCAACGATTTATTACTAATGTGGAATGGCAGTTCTACTGTTCGCCCCGTTACCTTGATACGCTTCAACAGTTAAACACGCCCTACGATCTTGCTGATTGTCAGTTTTTAAAAGTTGGCAGAAGCGGTTCCAAAGACGCGATTCCACTCATGAACCGTGATGGTCTCCGTACCCACCAAACATCCAATATCGCTTTGTGCTCAGAAGATATGTCCACCATAAGACAAGCCGCAATTGAAGGGTTAGGTGTGACTGCACTACCTGACTACGTATGCCGCACTGCATTACAAACGGGAGAGCTAGTGCGTGTTCTGCCCGATTGGCTTTCACAGTCGGCAAGTTTAAGTTTGTTGATGCCTTCAAGGCTGGGCGTACCGCCACATACCAAAGCGTTGGCGGAATTTATTCGAGAGAAGCTGCCCTTGGTGGTTAGTGGTGAACGCCCCTAG
- a CDS encoding TetR/AcrR family transcriptional regulator, producing the protein MSRIRTKNQEKIIEVASQLFAEKGYAATTTAEIAQRAEIPKPNLYYYFNTKDNLYRAVLESVTQPLLEASYPIEQLNDPRDALTQYIRTKLRISKEYAAASKTFAAEVMAGAPHLPSDIAESLMDQSRMILNKFEYWIEQGWMEPVPPKHLMFMLWSSTQTYADFNWQICQVSGQFELEDQDFEDAAEFLVNLVLRGCGVKHAD; encoded by the coding sequence ATGTCACGCATCAGGACAAAAAATCAGGAAAAGATAATCGAAGTCGCCAGTCAACTGTTCGCAGAAAAAGGCTATGCAGCAACGACGACAGCCGAAATTGCCCAACGCGCCGAAATTCCTAAGCCCAACCTCTATTACTATTTCAATACCAAAGACAATCTTTATCGTGCAGTGCTGGAAAGTGTCACCCAGCCGTTGCTCGAAGCGTCTTACCCTATCGAGCAGCTCAACGACCCGCGAGATGCGCTTACCCAATATATCCGTACCAAACTGCGTATATCTAAAGAATACGCCGCCGCTTCGAAGACTTTTGCTGCTGAAGTGATGGCTGGCGCACCCCACCTCCCAAGTGACATTGCAGAATCCTTGATGGATCAATCTCGAATGATTCTGAACAAGTTCGAATACTGGATTGAACAGGGTTGGATGGAACCTGTACCTCCCAAGCATCTGATGTTTATGCTCTGGTCTTCAACCCAAACTTACGCAGACTTTAACTGGCAGATTTGTCAGGTCAGTGGTCAGTTTGAATTAGAAGATCAAGACTTCGAAGATGCGGCAGAATTTCTGGTGAATTTGGTGCTGAGAGGATGCGGCGTAAAGCATGCGGATTGA
- a CDS encoding glycerate kinase type-2 family protein, translating to MDQQEVFKEGEENLIKYSESEKTFVGALSPSIFLRKLFGAAVDSALPYGNIGKYLPEDRSGNLVVIGAGKAAASMAQALEDEWDGPISGVVVTRYLHGAPCKHIEVLEASHPVPDGEGEKVAKLILNLVTNLDENDTVICLLSGGGSALLSLPAPGIDFSEKQDINKALLKSGAAINEMNCVRKHLSAVKGGKLAQAAYPASVLTLAISDVPGDAADVIASGPTVADPTTRFDAINVLNKYDIPVSDNVTSWLESEASETPKAGDERLSKSRFEIISTPFESLTAAQILSESLGIPAYILGDTLEGESRYVALVHAAMASSAAKHDQPFPAPCVILSGGETTVTVKGNGRGGRNCEFLLSLYQALEKEPAIRGRIYALACDTDGIDGVEDNAGAELKPEFYVAAAEKKLSPEPYLANNDSYGFFEALSGLIFTGPTRTNVNDFRAILILPE from the coding sequence CCTTCCTTATGGAAATATTGGTAAGTATCTGCCTGAAGACCGCTCGGGAAATTTAGTTGTGATCGGTGCAGGTAAAGCGGCTGCTTCAATGGCTCAAGCGTTGGAAGATGAATGGGATGGGCCGATAAGTGGCGTTGTTGTCACACGTTATTTACATGGCGCACCTTGTAAGCACATCGAAGTATTGGAAGCGTCACACCCGGTTCCTGATGGTGAAGGAGAGAAAGTCGCGAAGCTCATCCTAAATTTGGTCACGAACCTTGATGAAAATGACACGGTGATATGTTTGCTATCCGGCGGAGGCTCAGCTTTATTAAGCTTACCTGCACCTGGCATCGACTTTTCCGAGAAACAGGACATCAACAAAGCCCTGTTGAAATCGGGAGCTGCCATCAATGAAATGAACTGTGTAAGAAAGCATCTTTCGGCTGTAAAAGGAGGGAAGCTGGCACAAGCGGCTTACCCTGCAAGTGTGCTTACGCTTGCGATATCTGATGTGCCGGGAGATGCCGCAGATGTTATCGCATCAGGTCCGACAGTCGCAGACCCGACGACACGTTTTGATGCTATTAACGTATTGAATAAATATGACATCCCAGTAAGTGACAATGTCACTTCATGGCTGGAAAGCGAAGCATCTGAAACCCCAAAAGCCGGTGACGAGAGACTGTCAAAAAGCCGTTTTGAGATTATTTCAACGCCTTTCGAATCTCTGACTGCTGCGCAGATTTTATCGGAATCGCTAGGGATACCCGCTTACATTCTGGGAGATACTCTGGAGGGAGAATCAAGGTATGTCGCACTGGTGCATGCAGCTATGGCAAGCAGTGCAGCTAAACATGATCAGCCTTTCCCTGCTCCTTGCGTCATCCTCTCTGGCGGTGAAACCACGGTAACAGTCAAAGGTAATGGTCGTGGAGGGCGCAATTGTGAGTTTCTGTTATCACTCTATCAAGCGCTTGAGAAAGAGCCCGCGATACGGGGCAGAATTTATGCGTTGGCCTGCGATACAGATGGCATTGATGGTGTGGAAGACAATGCCGGAGCAGAGTTGAAACCGGAATTTTATGTCGCCGCTGCAGAGAAGAAACTGTCACCCGAACCTTACCTGGCTAACAACGACAGTTATGGTTTTTTTGAAGCGCTTAGCGGCTTGATTTTTACCGGGCCAACACGCACCAATGTGAATGACTTCAGAGCAATATTGATATTACCAGAGTGA